The Anoplolepis gracilipes chromosome 5, ASM4749672v1, whole genome shotgun sequence region AAGAATTGATTTGTTCTGTGTTCACTAAAATCGAATCTCTTGGCACCAGTTCCAACTTCGTCAAATTGTCGGAACTTTTATTATACCAAATGTATGAccaaatttattgtaattgtttacaataaataactgTGAAAAATCATGTTAACACAAGATTTAAAAGACATGTTAAAGACGTTTATgtttctcaattattttttttttacaacaatatcttcaaaaattatactttaatttttgaatgttTGCGGattgaaaaagatagaaactttaattaaaacagagtacaaataagattatataattcgctcaaacagaattatatatatatatatattaattccaatataatattttaaaaataacatattatagtattatttttttatatcacttaGGTATTGATATGACCCAGAGTCCCGGCAGGGACAGTCCTGGTAGTTCTGGATCAGGTTCCGGTTCTAGACATTCTACGGCATCTCTGGATTCTGGAAGAGCGTCCGGATATCATTTGGGACCCAGGGGACCTGGTGCTCTTGCCTCGTCTCCCAGATGCTCCATCAGTTCCCTCGGAAGTCATCCCGACCGACCGGCGGACCTTGATGTTGTTCATGCTTGGTTAACCGAGCTCCAATTTGAGGAGTACTTTCCTTTGTTTGCTTCTGCAGGTTATGACCTTGCTACTATAACACGCATGACACCGGAGGATCTCACGGCTATAGGTAAGTCGACTATCGCAATAGTAAGTCTATTCATATTGCATCtattctctcactctctctctctctctctctctctcactctctctttgtctctctcttttatatattatattacatattacattacaGGTATTAAAAAACCCAATCATAGAAAACGGCTAAAAGCGGAGATAGACAATTTGAATATAGGAGATGGATTGCCAGAACATGTACCCGGATCGCTAGAAGAATGGCTCAGACTTCTTAGGCTCGAGGAATACCTTGGTGCTCTTCATCAGCAGGGGATGCGTTCCGTCGAGGACGTGACAACCCTTACTTGGGAGGACCTTGAAGACATTGGTATCGTACGTCTAGGGcatcaaaaaaaattattgctggCGATTAAGAGAGTTAAGGATATACGCGCCGGCAAGCGTATACAACCACTTGATCTTGCACGTTTACCGCCACATCCTGGACATACGCAGGTAAGCCATATTCTATcgtctttatataaaattcatctaTATGTTACAATTTCTAGTTGTCTTGATATACACTGCATGACAgactttatacaataaaagattaaatttcaacaatttaatttttttaggacGTTGTTATTCAACGAGGCGGGCCTGATCTGCCATCACCCGATGAAGACTGTTCCTCCCCTGTCCTCAGATCTTTTCAAAGGGGTGGGAGCGATAGCACTTGCGGTGCTACTTGGAGAAGTATGTACGCTGCGCTTCCAGCTGATTATAGTACAGTCGGTCGTACTGGCTCTCGTGGAAAATCTTTGGAAAGCTTAGAGGACGCACCTCTCGGTTATCCTCCATCACCAGCTCCAGTCTCGCATCCACAACCCCTCGATTGGCGTCCACGCAGTTTCGAGGATGGCGATCTTACACCCACGAATGATGCTTCCGCTGTGGATActggtggcggtggcggcaCTCTTCCACGACCAAGACATTGCCTGGTTCGCCCGCGACCTGTAGCCAAGGTATTGATTCAatcaatttgtataatatgtataataataaatgttgagTGAGGAGTAAAGATTTATCTGTTCAGATTTGAATGGCTTATACAAATCACAATCGCGCGAGTTTTCCAGCAtttgtacatgtgtgtgtgcgtatcTATGATTTCAGGTCACTGCAACACCGGGACAATACAAATCTTTGCCAAGAGATTTGGATAACAAGTATCAATTAACTTACGGACTGGAAAGCAGTCCGCACCTTCCGAAACGATGTCCTCCGTCGCCCCCGAGACGGCAGAGTTCCAGAGACACAACTAGTTCTTCCATAGTAGGTGTAGGTACAGCGATCGGTGACGTTGTAATAGACTGTAGCGGGCCGGTACCGACAGCTTCCTGCGACGATCATCACATTCATCAGCATCATCATCAGCATCATCATTTACTTCATCACCCACCGCCACCACCGCCGGCACCTACGCCTGCGCCTTCTACACCGTCACAACTGAATCGACCGCCTTCCTCCATGTCACGTTCATGGGGTAGCGTCAGCGTGAATGTTAATGAGGAACACGAATTAATCGCTACTCTCGCTTTACAACATCGCAATGGATCGGATGCTAGTTTTAAGGTATGTTGATActtaaaaaacattatgtttgtaatattgaatatttttttcacgcatgtaatatttgttatgtattttacttttatgtttatacaGTCAAGTTCCAGTACAGAATCAGACTCTTTACCGTTTGCCAATGAGAATGCCGGCACGATAAAGCAAAGGGCCGGCCGAGCGCAAGAATACGTACCAGGTGGGTCGAATAGCGGTATCGGCAGTCACGTAATCAATCATTCCAGTGGTGGCGAACCTGCAGACGTTCTGAACGATATTGGAAATATGCTTGCCAATCTTACGGACGAACTCGATGCGATGCTCGAAGAAGAAAAACGCCAGGGCCTCAACTCATAATTGTCACTGCCTTCGTTTTCTAATTGACCAGAGTTGCCATAACGAACGTAAAACTTGGCTTATTGTCACTGATGCGCGAGATAAGTTATTTGTTTAGCAGGGTACGCGTATTCGGATACGAGTAAATGCAATTCACGAGAGGAATCCATGAACGAACATGAATCCCGTCGAGAGATTCAAATACCTATAAGGTATTATCCTATAAGAATGTTAAAGACGGAAAATATTTACcgataagatatatatagacatatacttttttgttGCATTTTATTTCGAGAGGAAGGAGAGTGACATATTATATCACACTCTAAATCGAATAGTAACATtcagttttttattgtacagattaatacatatgtaaacattttcgcgtgatttatatttttgcttcgATCATAGTTTCCTTCATCGGAAGAAAAAACCGTTTTACTTTTACATGGAAACATATCGGAGCAAGTTCCAGCAAGTTTCCAGACGCAACTGTTCTACGATAATATCGCACAATCCTTAAGTGTCTTCTACTTCTTTTGAAGTAGTTGtagtttacattatatttttttgttattccttcttttttttataatggacAATATTAGAAATGAGTGATAATGTACGAAAACATATCACTCTATTCTATCTGATAAATTAGCGCGAGTATCTTCGAGAAAATGATATACGAGATACTGATATGGCAAAAGGGGAGgggaatcaattttttagaagCACAGATATATTGAATGCATAACCATGATTTGTACTATAAAGCATGTTACGCAAACAATTTGGTTTTCCAACATGCATCTTCCATGTAAAACCAATCTTACAATTTATAACTTGTAATTATAACATGTACAAAAAGTCTGACTcttttttctagaaatttgATTTTCGTCAATATACGTACATTCCATTGACATTTTTCCATTTCCGTCCTTtgttaaatcaatatatatcatagaaattgaaattttttactcaTAGCTTAttcagttattaaaataagacaaatCATGTGTTTCACACGTTTCATTGCCTACATGAAACAGCTCCGAATGtcagaaagatatatttataggtAGATTGttacattgataaaaaacaattaacattcttgattgtaaaataatataatttctgaaaaaaaacgattaaaaagCATAAATGCGCTTTTTTTCAACAAGAGTTCTATAAGAAATACTACAATTACAGATTTTCAAGGTAATATGGTTTAgtacagaaatataaataacgtatgctaattaacattttgtatttattatccaTACTAATGAATATAGAAACGTATTAcataacttattaattgtatgATACGTCCAGATGTGCAGAAGCACTTGGAAAGTATTCATATGTATTAAATCAAAGTAAAATTGTAGCTGCGGAGACACGTTTTCGAGCGTCTTTGCTGTGTTCGAAGATCTGTGTTACTGGTATGTTTTCAGATCTGGATGTAGTAATATTTTGCAagacatttttataagatactttatacaatatacgCGTTATTGAGGATAATTGTACAACAAACATTTTGCATCTAcctttgcaataataatgctCTCATCGTAATAATGCAAGCggcagaaatttaaattaagaattctTCGAAACAACAAAACAAGAATCTTGTTGATATTTCATAAGCTAAGctgatataagaaaaattcttttgtgctatatgattttatttaaggaTATATTTATACTGATAAGTCTACTTATATGTACTGCTttggtatatattattaatatttcctgCGCGGAAAGTCTATGTCTCTATTTCCACTTTGAATGATCATTTTACATACCAGTTTGAATGATTGATAATGCAAAATCCATAAgttacaacaaaatatataattactataccTCCTTTCCCCTATGTGCGACACATTTTTAACCCTAAAGAGGATCGCGTGTTATTTATAATCGGATCCAATCGCGTTCCatagataaaaatacacaGAGCATATATGGAATTTTAAGGTTCACTTAAACTTAGAATTAATTGATGAAGAATAAAAGCTGCTGAGTGCAGAATACtagagagagcgagaaagagagaaaggaaaagagagagaattgttAATTACTATAGGTAATATaggtgcgtgcgtgcgtgcgtgttaCGTGTGCGTTTTATGTGTAGAACGCATaacatatactttatatatatatatatatatatatatatatatatatacatgcgtaTATACGGAGCATATCTTAAAAAAACCggatattcttttaataaattataaatttcaccaatttgcatttttttcttaaaaatattaagaaaaattagttattaatgAAGAAAGTATctcgcatacattttttatcatatataatgtaatgcgATTTTTTAGGCCCAGTAATActtgtaatttgtaattaaaaattcaacaaaGTGAGACATTGTTATCGATAGAAGCAAAAGGCAGCTGGAAGTTACAATAGTCTGTTAAACTTGAATAAACAATCTTGATTCTTTtctattatgatatattaataattaagtttataaattgtaagcactttaatatgattttgtaGTATCTTCTATGACTATGTTGTACTTGGCAATCGCATGAGCATCATCTCTTTGTTAAATTTTCGATGATCAATAAGTTACATAAAGATAAAGCTAATGTTTGCGAGCGTACTCTAATCAGCCGCAATTGACTGACGCGCGATTTTACGTGAACGAGTTACGCACATTCTAGATTTAtagagtaaaattaaattacatgtataCTATCTTTTACTATGAGCTCTATTAGGGCActattctgtatatttttgtatataatgtgATTACTGATAAATGTCGTAACGAGTTATCAGTAatcatgtatgtacatacatacagaaTATATCTCTAGAAATTCTCAAGTGCGATtgctgttatttatttatcatcatttacaattatataacgatagaattatatcaataacaaGATTTATTGCAGAAATtcgtaattaacaataaaaaaaaattaaaattctatgaaagacaattctatttatatgaaattaattgcaaaatatattttattttatacctcCAGCTGTTTAACTGTCAATGGCCTTTCTTGTAGgtttaatatatagttttatttggTTCTCCTTGAGGTTTTGTTTGATtgtttttgatatttgatggaaaattctcatttttcaatttaaattgattattttctaaataaaagttgattttcaaattgaccaaaaaaatatgtaattgaaGGACGTCCGATCTTTTTAAGACATTGTGTATagatgtgtatgtatgtgtgtgtggatgtgtgtgtacgtatgtatatacatttaataagcAGTGAATTTAGGAGGGCATATTCCACAATGCCGCGCGCGAGCCTTTGAGCGAGATGGATTAATCTGTTGTTTTTACAGATAAATAAACCGTACTCTAATCAGCCGCAATTGACTGACGCGCGATTTGGCGCGAACGAGTTACGCacattatagatttatattgccATTTgatacttattataattataatactacaGTAACGCAAATCATTCGGATTCACGAGTCTTCGATCTATCGATTTTGTACTGTAAAATCTATAATctattgtacaaatattattcgtatttagCAGCTAATTATTACGTCTTTGATTTAgaatttagtttatatactttattccgaatatataaatgtttgagTTTGGTTTACAATTTACGTCATAAGCGATATCTCTCTCAATGAAATGAATTATATCAtcgtacataatatataatagcagAGTTGCCTGTTATATGTATAGGAactatagttattttaaaaatggtGTAAATTAAGTCTTGGAAATTGTTAACaggagtatatatatattacattattttatttaatctttaataatgtCGTTATCACAAGCAACATCGATTTACATGcgtataaataatcttttttttttatcaacagtGTTATATTTTCAGATAACAATATGTTTCAGCTGTCTTGTTAGTTTCAATATACAAtagttgattaaaatatataacattttgcaGGTTTTTAATGTTACGAGAGCAGTTGTATAACAAAGTATAACGAGAGTTAATCGCAATTCGCTAAATAAATCGTAAAATCCATTTTCTCAAACTTATTGCGTTTCAATTACAGAGATCAatgtatacacatgtatatgtattttatacgatGCCTTTTCACTAGTAAAAAAgcattgtataaaattcttcGAGTTATGTTATTTAAACTCATTGTATTAAATCCATTACATTCATATTGTAATAGATTAATTAACGCAAGATTTTTGCACTTTTGCATCAACGcggtaaattacaaaaattttgacGCCCTAGGGTAACTGATGAAAGCATTACATTTCTTTGTAACAACGTCCTTCCACATacaaaaaatgtgatttccatcattttaaataaagctcTTCGCTTCCACATAgacatgtaaatttaatagtcATTCAGTAAGAacgagaggaagaaaaaaatgtatgaatataggttttttttacaatattttctaatatgtttCAGCTAACATGAATTGAAAGTTCGTGCTGGTTACAGGCAGCTAATTGACAATTTGTTGAGTACGTGACCTCCACACGATGTACAGACGCTATACACATACAAAACGTATTAATTAGTCATAATTTTTGTACGCTATAGTGTCTCGTTCATAGCGAGCCCAATGCCCGCCTAAATTGCATTGTACAACCCCCTTCTTCCCCTTTCATGTTGGCTTAAACGCGCGTTAGATATGTTATTTGGTTTATCGATTAAGAGCCAGGGTGATTGATCTTTAAATAAAGCCAATGGACACacttatatatttgtcatttctcgATTCTTGCACGAGTTATTTCTCCTATATATCCGGTACGAGACGTGTGTGAAATCTAtattcgaagaaaaaaaaaagaaagcatttCACACACGTGTGTTACAATAATTGACGTATCGTGTTCCATTTGAATACGGGAAATATCTCTCCACGTCGATCGTAAAGACACTCTATAAGAGGGTCGGAAAGATTTTTAAGAGAACTTGTCTATGCGTAGACGAGTCCACTTGTTAAATGCTCCTTCCATTCCCTCCTTCCCCATGTCGTTCTTTACGTTCACCTCTCGTTCCCTCTCTTTCGCGCGGCCACCCTTTTCTCGTACGCGCAGGAGTATCGTACAGTGGTGTCAAACggataaaatcttaaattttttggaGATGTCTTTCTACAAGATATCCGATGTATCTCATTTTActcgaattatattataagaaatcgTGAGgcaaaaatatttggaattatataatatatttatattttatacaatattttttactagtaCCCTATcagcacacatgttcaaaaaaTGTCCATGAGAGATTCACAggatattaaagtaatatattttaacattctatGAATCTCCTctaaacatcttttgaacatgtgtgtGGTGATAGGgtatatgtgtgtgaaaaaatgaaaaaaaaatctatataataaataatataatttcatgcatatatttgtactttaaaaaatatatacggtaggaatttgcaaaaatctctgaaatattattaatatatttttttccctcgATTATATATTGACGAATAAAGCCATGACATTTGGTTAAAATCTTAgcggaattatttttctcccaTCAAGATATCTCCTTTAATATTTGTCTCCATCGCTCTCGGCACCACTGTACTCGTGTTCCGTCTTTCTCACGCGTTTACTGGACACCGCGGATACCCTCGTCGGCCGGAGACGCGACGCGATTGGTGCTTGGCAATCGGTGTGTTTGACGCGCGATTGTGTATGTGTAAGTGCGTCGCAGCTCTACACTACACTACACGTCTCATCCAGCAACGGAGTCAGTGGAGCCGCTAGCTTGGTGAGGATTGTCTCGCGATCGCGTGTTACGTTTCCTTCTCACGACGAACAATGCGCGATTTCGACGGTCCGACAGCGAACGGCCGCGCGAAGGGAATGGTCGTCGTGTCGTCGCAGTTTGCGTGATTTCAATCCGGCCCAGCGTCAGTGGCGGTGTCGCTGTGGAAGAAGAGGAGGCATCGCTTCCTGcgagtgattttttttcgaatacgGATACACGCGCGCAGCCCGCTGGGAAATCTGCTGCGACCCCAATCAGGTTAAAAAGGCTCTCTCGCCTGATTTACCGTTCGTTGTGGTCAGCGAGTGTGTGCGCGCCACCcacgcaaatatatatgtttatcacAGTTTTACTCATTGCTTTGTACCCTCGCATGCTCGGAGAGCACTTGTCAATAATTCGGACGTGTATGTACGTGAGATTCGTGCATCTTCGCTGTGTCACGTCGATGTACACAGCTTACGCCTCTATTCTATCTCGCGATAAAAGTGCGCTCTGTTGTCGCGTAGCAGCCGCTTCATTAaggattataataaatatgttacatgaataaaagagaacgagaaagag contains the following coding sequences:
- the Ckn gene encoding caskin-1-like isoform X4, with translation MSRPSKAVTQAKKVAPPAVPDVFRHSGSSFGSAGYASSEDSCFLSGSGPGGTTDDGSYGMPSGKSPGPIFTHPGFAFPPVIGKYAHAEDQGIDMTQSPGRDSPGSSGSGSGSRHSTASLDSGRASGYHLGPRGPGALASSPRCSISSLGSHPDRPADLDVVHAWLTELQFEEYFPLFASAGYDLATITRMTPEDLTAIGIKKPNHRKRLKAEIDNLNIGDGLPEHVPGSLEEWLRLLRLEEYLGALHQQGMRSVEDVTTLTWEDLEDIGIVRLGHQKKLLLAIKRVKDIRAGKRIQPLDLARLPPHPGHTQDVVIQRGGPDLPSPDEDCSSPVLRSFQRGGSDSTCGATWRSMYAALPADYSTVGRTGSRGKSLESLEDAPLGYPPSPAPVSHPQPLDWRPRSFEDGDLTPTNDASAVDTGGGGGTLPRPRHCLVRPRPVAKVTATPGQYKSLPRDLDNKYQLTYGLESSPHLPKRCPPSPPRRQSSRDTTSSSIVGVGTAIGDVVIDCSGPVPTASCDDHHIHQHHHQHHHLLHHPPPPPPAPTPAPSTPSQLNRPPSSMSRSWGSVSVNVNEEHELIATLALQHRNGSDASFKSSSSTESDSLPFANENAGTIKQRAGRAQEYVPGGSNSGIGSHVINHSSGGEPADVLNDIGNMLANLTDELDAMLEEEKRQGLNS
- the Ckn gene encoding caskin-1-like isoform X2, translating into MAITAVASCLGPPPLPPGKRFLQKSSKKLSSTYKSFRDPAVEAWLLHGAPDDPMAKPRSRQTTVVNQSLFRSCSEGNLRARETTALLPSNTPLDKCIKAIYGSWKNLLYLGGMSRPSKAVTQAKKVAPPAVPDVFRHSGSSFGSAGYASSEDSCFLSGSGPGGIDMTQSPGRDSPGSSGSGSGSRHSTASLDSGRASGYHLGPRGPGALASSPRCSISSLGSHPDRPADLDVVHAWLTELQFEEYFPLFASAGYDLATITRMTPEDLTAIGIKKPNHRKRLKAEIDNLNIGDGLPEHVPGSLEEWLRLLRLEEYLGALHQQGMRSVEDVTTLTWEDLEDIGIVRLGHQKKLLLAIKRVKDIRAGKRIQPLDLARLPPHPGHTQDVVIQRGGPDLPSPDEDCSSPVLRSFQRGGSDSTCGATWRSMYAALPADYSTVGRTGSRGKSLESLEDAPLGYPPSPAPVSHPQPLDWRPRSFEDGDLTPTNDASAVDTGGGGGTLPRPRHCLVRPRPVAKVTATPGQYKSLPRDLDNKYQLTYGLESSPHLPKRCPPSPPRRQSSRDTTSSSIVGVGTAIGDVVIDCSGPVPTASCDDHHIHQHHHQHHHLLHHPPPPPPAPTPAPSTPSQLNRPPSSMSRSWGSVSVNVNEEHELIATLALQHRNGSDASFKSSSSTESDSLPFANENAGTIKQRAGRAQEYVPGGSNSGIGSHVINHSSGGEPADVLNDIGNMLANLTDELDAMLEEEKRQGLNS
- the Ckn gene encoding caskin-1-like isoform X1, whose product is MAITAVASCLGPPPLPPGKRFLQKSSKKLSSTYKSFRDPAVEAWLLHGAPDDPMAKPRSRQTTVVNQSLFRSCSEGNLRARETTALLPSNTPLDKCIKAIYGSWKNLLYLGGMSRPSKAVTQAKKVAPPAVPDVFRHSGSSFGSAGYASSEDSCFLSGSGPGGTTDDGSYGMPSGKSPGPIFTHPGFAFPPVIGKYAHAEDQGIDMTQSPGRDSPGSSGSGSGSRHSTASLDSGRASGYHLGPRGPGALASSPRCSISSLGSHPDRPADLDVVHAWLTELQFEEYFPLFASAGYDLATITRMTPEDLTAIGIKKPNHRKRLKAEIDNLNIGDGLPEHVPGSLEEWLRLLRLEEYLGALHQQGMRSVEDVTTLTWEDLEDIGIVRLGHQKKLLLAIKRVKDIRAGKRIQPLDLARLPPHPGHTQDVVIQRGGPDLPSPDEDCSSPVLRSFQRGGSDSTCGATWRSMYAALPADYSTVGRTGSRGKSLESLEDAPLGYPPSPAPVSHPQPLDWRPRSFEDGDLTPTNDASAVDTGGGGGTLPRPRHCLVRPRPVAKVTATPGQYKSLPRDLDNKYQLTYGLESSPHLPKRCPPSPPRRQSSRDTTSSSIVGVGTAIGDVVIDCSGPVPTASCDDHHIHQHHHQHHHLLHHPPPPPPAPTPAPSTPSQLNRPPSSMSRSWGSVSVNVNEEHELIATLALQHRNGSDASFKSSSSTESDSLPFANENAGTIKQRAGRAQEYVPGGSNSGIGSHVINHSSGGEPADVLNDIGNMLANLTDELDAMLEEEKRQGLNS
- the Ckn gene encoding caskin-1-like isoform X3, producing MRRISVGGMSRPSKAVTQAKKVAPPAVPDVFRHSGSSFGSAGYASSEDSCFLSGSGPGGTTDDGSYGMPSGKSPGPIFTHPGFAFPPVIGKYAHAEDQGIDMTQSPGRDSPGSSGSGSGSRHSTASLDSGRASGYHLGPRGPGALASSPRCSISSLGSHPDRPADLDVVHAWLTELQFEEYFPLFASAGYDLATITRMTPEDLTAIGIKKPNHRKRLKAEIDNLNIGDGLPEHVPGSLEEWLRLLRLEEYLGALHQQGMRSVEDVTTLTWEDLEDIGIVRLGHQKKLLLAIKRVKDIRAGKRIQPLDLARLPPHPGHTQDVVIQRGGPDLPSPDEDCSSPVLRSFQRGGSDSTCGATWRSMYAALPADYSTVGRTGSRGKSLESLEDAPLGYPPSPAPVSHPQPLDWRPRSFEDGDLTPTNDASAVDTGGGGGTLPRPRHCLVRPRPVAKVTATPGQYKSLPRDLDNKYQLTYGLESSPHLPKRCPPSPPRRQSSRDTTSSSIVGVGTAIGDVVIDCSGPVPTASCDDHHIHQHHHQHHHLLHHPPPPPPAPTPAPSTPSQLNRPPSSMSRSWGSVSVNVNEEHELIATLALQHRNGSDASFKSSSSTESDSLPFANENAGTIKQRAGRAQEYVPGGSNSGIGSHVINHSSGGEPADVLNDIGNMLANLTDELDAMLEEEKRQGLNS